GCGGTCATTTGTCTGCTTCTGTGGATGCATGCAGTCCGGATTCTGCCGCTTTTGGGGGTCGTGACCTCGGAACTGGTGGATTGGGGCATCTTTCTCGTCATCCTTCTGTTCATAGCGGCCTATTCTTTCTATTTTTATCGGGAATGCGGCGCTCAGTTCGGGCGGATCAAGGAATGGGTCAAAGAAAAAGAGTATATCACTTTAGGAATCGTCGCTCTTTTATTGATAGTAACACAGATTTTTTATATTGGATTTTGACTGACATCACTTTTTCCCGGAAAAGCTTCCCCGCGCCATAACGTCGTCTGGATGTTTCGGTACGGGGAGGCTTTCTTCCTTCAAGGATCCTCCGTTCGGCGCATGGATGAAAAAACGGGACGTTTTACTGCGGAAGGCCCTGCCCGCCGCCGCAAAATTCCCGTCTTTCAGGAGAGAATAGAAGAAATTCAAAAATTTTTTTCTGTTTTTTACTTGTTAGAAACGATTAAAAAACAGTAGTTATGAACTATTTCTTGTGACTTTTCCAAAAATATGGTAAGATATAAATCGTTTTAATCAATGCAACACAGACAGCCGGTTTGTCTCCTAAAAAAGCATTTCCGAAAGCCCGGAAAACGGATGCTTATGGAAGCTTCGTAAATCGTTTATGCAGGACCCCAAGTGCTTTTTTTTCAATGCGGGAAACATAAGAGCGCGAAATCCCCAGCGAAGAGGCAACCTCCCGCTGCGTCAGGGGCGGCCGCCCATCCAGGCCGTAGCGAAGTTCAATGATGGTGCGCTCGCGCGGGGAAAGAACCTCGGCAATGTATTTTTTCAGCTGTTCCGACTTGATTTTACAGTCCAGGTTGTCAATGATATTGTCCTCGGTCGCCATAATATCAATCAGAGTCAGCGTATTGCCATCTTTGTCGGTGTCAATCGGTTCGTTGATCGAAACATCCTGGGAGCTCTTTTTTCCGCTCCTGAAAAACATCAGCACCTCGTTTTCAATGCACCTGGCGGCGTAGCTGGAAAGGCGGATCCCCTTGTCGCTGTCGAAGCTGTCGATCGCTTTGATCAGCCCGATGGTCCCGATGGAGATCAGATCATCCTGGTCGTTCGCGTTGGAATAATACTTTTTGATGATGTGGGCCACCAGGCGAAGATTGTGCTCGATCAGCTTGCTGCGCGCGTCCCTGTCTCCGTTTTTCCATCTCTCCAGGTATTCGCGTTCTTCCTGGGCGGTCAGGGGTTTGGGGAACGAACCGTTGCCGGTCACATGCAGTACGAAAAACAGCAGGTTGGAAATCGCTTCTCTTAAAAAGGCAACCAGCATTCTCATCCCTCATTTTCATTCTTTTTTTCATCTTATGCGCGGTCATGCCTGTCCGTTGCAAGTCCCCGTGGGCAAAATTTTTGTTCCAGAAAACGATTCCTTTATTTTATTTTTCTTTACAAATCCAAAAAGACATGATATAATGAAGAAAAATAAATAATGATTATCGTTATTTGTTTTGAAAGGGTGATGCTTATGCAAAAGCGTCAGAATTTTAGCCGGAAACGTAAAGCGATTTTAGATGCAATAAGCGGAACAACCATTCACCCCACGGCGGAATGGGTCTATCAGGCCCTGAAGCCCGAATATCCCGATTTGAGCCTTGGCACCGTCTACCGCAACATCACCCGCTTCAAGGAAGACGGATTGATCATCAGCGTCGGAATCATCAACGGGCAGGAGCGGTTTGACGCCACGGTCGAACCGCACGATCATTTTGTCTGCGAGGAATGCGGCGCGGTTCTGGATCTGAAGGACAGCGTCCTGCCGGATTCGGCGGATCAGCAGGTGGAGCGCAGGTACGGGGTGCAGGTCGCCTCGCACAGCCTCGTTTTCCGGGGCATCTGCCCCAAGTGCATGAAAAGCCGGACGAAAAACTGAAATCGGGATCCCTGTTTGCCGTTCATTTTTAATTTATGATGTTTTTTAGGAGGAAAAAAAGATGAAAAAATTTGTATGTACCGTCTGCGGGTATGTTTATATCGGAGAAGAGCCCCCGGAATTCTGCCCCCAGTGCAAGGCCCCCAGGGAAAAGTTCCGCGAGCAGACCGAGGAGGCCTCGTCGTTTGCCTGCGAGCATGAAGTCGGAATCGCCAAGGGAATCGACAAGGAAGTTTACGAAGGCCTTGTGGCGAATTTCAACGGCGAGTGTTCCGAAGTCGGCATGTATCTGGCCATGAGCCGTCAGGCGGAGCGTGAGGGATATCCCGAGATTGCGGAAGCGTTCAAACGGTATGCGTTTGAAGAAGCCAACCATGCATCCCGCTTTGCGGAGCTTTTGGGCGAAGTTCTCACCAACAGCACCAAAAAAAATCTGGAACTGCGCGTCGAGGCGGAAACGGGCGCCTGCGCCGGCAAGCTGGAGCTTGCGAAACGCGCCAAGGCCCTGAATTACGATGCGATTCACGATACCGTGCATGAAATGGCCAAGGATGAGGCCCGCCACGGCGCCGGATTCCGCGGCTTGCTCAAGAGATATTTCTGATTGGTCCGATGATACGACGGCCGTAAAAACGGCATGCAGAAAAGCAGGGATCTTTCATACGAAAAGTATGGAAGGCCCCTGCTTTTTGTTGTACAATCATACTGATGAGATCGATTTTTACGGCAATTCCGTTTATGATTGCGGAGCCGGAGCCCTTCCTCCCCCGCCGAAGGCAGGGGAGGAAGAAAATGCTGTCAAACAGACTGCCGCAAAGCTCCTCTCAGGAAAATGCGGATTTTGCCCGCGTTTTCTTGGGAGGAGCGTATCAGGAGAAAATCGCAGAAAAAGGGGAGCGGAAAAAATGAGGAAATACCTTGCCGCCATGATTCAGATGAACACGGGCCGGGACAGGGAGGAGAACCTGGAATATGCCCGGGCGCGCGTGGAAGAGGCGGCGCAGATGGGCGCGAAGCTGATCTGCCTGCCCGAAACGATGAGCTTCATCGGCGATGCGGCCGAAACCCTGGAGCACGCGGAGGATAAAAACGGCCCGTCGTTCCGGATGATTTCCGGTTTGGCGAAAAAATACGGCATCTATGTGCACGGGGGAAGCTGGGCCGAGCGGATCCCGGGAGAACCGCGGGTTTACAACACCAGTTATCTGTTTTCTCCGGCTGGGACGCCGCTTGCGAAATACCGCAAAATGCACCTGTTCGACATCACCATGCCGGATGGCGGCGCGGCGAGGGAATCGGAGCACGTCGCCCCGGGCCGGGAGGTCGTGACGGCACACACGGAGCTGGGGGTGCTGGGGTTCGCGATCTGTTACGACCTGCGCTTTCCAGAGCTGTTCCGGCTTCTGGCGCTTCGCGGGGCCCAGGTGATCCTGGTGCCTGCGTGCTTCACCCTCCAGACGGGGAAGGACCACTGGGAGCCCCTTCTGCGCGCGCGGGCCATTGAGAACGAATGCTATGTCATCGCGCCGGACCAGATCGGAAAAAACGCCGGAATGACCGCGTTCGGCGGCAGCATGGCGGTGGACCCGTGGGGGACGGTGATCGCCCGGGCCGGGGAGGCGCCGGGCGTGACCCTTGCGCAGATCGATCTGGATTATCTGGATCGTGTGCGCTCCCGCATGCAGACCCTGAACAACAGGCGCGAAGACGTATATGCCCTGCGGCTGAGCCGCGGGGAAGCCGGAGAGATCTGAATTTCCCCGGAAACGGGATCGGCTGAATCGCCGGAAAAACCGGCTGTTCAGCTTTGTTTTTGGAAGAATTCTTATGATTGTCAAAAAATTTACAATTATTTATATAAATATTTATATAAAAATTTATATAAAATTTTAGATAAATAAATGGATTAACCTGAAATATATTCAAATAAAGAAAGATAATTTATAAATTATATCTAATTATTGATAAAATAATTTTTAGATTATCAACAAAAAGCG
This window of the Ruminococcaceae bacterium BL-6 genome carries:
- a CDS encoding Deaminated glutathione amidase, yielding MRKYLAAMIQMNTGRDREENLEYARARVEEAAQMGAKLICLPETMSFIGDAAETLEHAEDKNGPSFRMISGLAKKYGIYVHGGSWAERIPGEPRVYNTSYLFSPAGTPLAKYRKMHLFDITMPDGGAARESEHVAPGREVVTAHTELGVLGFAICYDLRFPELFRLLALRGAQVILVPACFTLQTGKDHWEPLLRARAIENECYVIAPDQIGKNAGMTAFGGSMAVDPWGTVIARAGEAPGVTLAQIDLDYLDRVRSRMQTLNNRREDVYALRLSRGEAGEI
- the rbr3B gene encoding Reverse rubrerythrin-2 encodes the protein MKKFVCTVCGYVYIGEEPPEFCPQCKAPREKFREQTEEASSFACEHEVGIAKGIDKEVYEGLVANFNGECSEVGMYLAMSRQAEREGYPEIAEAFKRYAFEEANHASRFAELLGEVLTNSTKKNLELRVEAETGACAGKLELAKRAKALNYDAIHDTVHEMAKDEARHGAGFRGLLKRYF
- the sigK gene encoding RNA polymerase sigma-28 factor; the protein is MLVAFLREAISNLLFFVLHVTGNGSFPKPLTAQEEREYLERWKNGDRDARSKLIEHNLRLVAHIIKKYYSNANDQDDLISIGTIGLIKAIDSFDSDKGIRLSSYAARCIENEVLMFFRSGKKSSQDVSINEPIDTDKDGNTLTLIDIMATEDNIIDNLDCKIKSEQLKKYIAEVLSPRERTIIELRYGLDGRPPLTQREVASSLGISRSYVSRIEKKALGVLHKRFTKLP
- a CDS encoding Transcriptional repressor, translating into MQKRQNFSRKRKAILDAISGTTIHPTAEWVYQALKPEYPDLSLGTVYRNITRFKEDGLIISVGIINGQERFDATVEPHDHFVCEECGAVLDLKDSVLPDSADQQVERRYGVQVASHSLVFRGICPKCMKSRTKN
- a CDS encoding membrane protein of unknown function (Evidence 5 : Unknown function), whose translation is MERKMKQKWYHLCYAVICLLLWMHAVRILPLLGVVTSELVDWGIFLVILLFIAAYSFYFYRECGAQFGRIKEWVKEKEYITLGIVALLLIVTQIFYIGF